A region from the Perca fluviatilis chromosome 16, GENO_Pfluv_1.0, whole genome shotgun sequence genome encodes:
- the smad9 gene encoding mothers against decapentaplegic homolog 9 codes for MNSSASITSLFSFTSPAVKRLLGWKQGDEEEKWAEKAVDSLVKKLKKKKGAMEELERALSCPGQPSKCVTIPRSLDGRLQVSHRKGLPHVIYCRVWRWPDLQSHHELKALECCEFAFGSKQKDICVNPYHYRRVETPVLPPVLVPRHSEFNPQHSLLAKFRNASLHNEPLMPQNATYPDSFPALPCSSFSSSPSSSLIQSPTSQSFPNSPNSSGEPGSPYHITAETPPPPYSMMETSPQDDVKPNSSTETLKLTFSAPHRDLRPVCYEEPEYWCSVAYYELNNRVGETFHASSRSVLVDGFTDPSNNKNRFCLGLLSNVNRNSTIEHTRRHIGKGLHLYYVGGEVYAECLSDSSIFVQSRNCNFQHGFHATTVCKIPSGCSLKIFNNQLFAQLLAQSVNHGFEVVYELTKMCTIRMSFVKGWGAEYHRQDVTSTPCWIEVHLHGPLQWLDKVLTQMGSPHNPISSVS; via the exons ATGAACTCCTCTGCCTCCATTACATCCCTATTCTCCTTCACCAGCCCAGCGGTAAAGCGCCTGCTGGGCTGGAAACaaggggatgaggaggagaagtGGGCGGAAAAGGCTGTGGATTCTCTAGTGAagaaactaaagaagaagaaaggggcAATGGAGGAGCTGGAGAGAGCCCTCAGCTGCCCTGGGCAACCCA GCAAGTGTGTGACGATTCCTCGGTCGCTGGACGGGAGGTTGCAGGTGTCCCACAGAAAGGGACTGCCCCATGTTATCTACTGCAGGGTGTGGCGCTGGCCTGACCTGCAGTCCCACCATGAGCTCAAAGCCCTGGAGTGCTGTGAGTTCGCTTTTGGCTCCAAGCAGAAGGATATCTGTGTTAACCCTTACCACTACAGGCGCGTGGAGACTCCAG TGCTGCCACCAGTTCTGGTGCCACGCCACAGTGAGTTTAACCCTCAACACAGTTTACTGGCGAAGTTCAGAAACGCCTCCCTGCACAACGAGCCTCTGATGCCCCAGAATGCCACCTACCCAGACTCCTTCCCTGCGCTGCCctgctcctccttctcttcctccccttcttcctccctcaTCCAGTCTCCCACCTCACAGAGTTTCCCCAACTCCCCCAACAGCTCTGGAGAGCCTGGCAGTCCTTATCACATCACAG CTGAGACTCCCCCTCCTCCGTATAGCATGATGGAGACGAGCCCTCAAGACGATGTAAAGCCCAACAGCTCCACAGAAACCCTCAAACTCACATTTTCTGCTCCGCACAGAG ATTTACGGCCCGTATGTTATGAGGAACCAGAGTACTGGTGTTCAGTAGCTTATTATGAGCTTAACAACCGGGTCGGGGAGACTTTCCACGCATCGTCCCGCAGTGTCTTGGTAGACGGCTTTACAGATCCATCCAACAACAAGAACCGCTTCTGCCTCGGCCTGCTATCCAATGTCAACCGCAACTCCACCATtgaacacacacgcaggcacatAGGCAAAG GTTTACACCTGTACTATGTGGGCGGCGAGGTGTACGCAGAGTGTCTGAGCGACAGCAGTATCTTCGTCCAGAGCCGCAACTGCAACTTCCAGCATGGCTTCCACGCCACCACTGTGTGTAAGATCCCCAGCGGCTGCAGCCTGAAGATCTTCAACAACCAGCTGTTTGCCCAGCTCCTCGCCCAATCTGTTAACCATGGCTTTGAGGTCGTCTATGAGCTCACTAAGATGTGCACCATCCGCATGAGCTTTGTTAAG GGCTGGGGTGCTGAATACCACCGTCAGGATGTCACCAGCACCCCCTGCTGGATCGAAGTACATCTGCATGGGCCCCTGCAGTGGCTGGACAAGGTCCTCACACAGATGGGCTCCCCTCACAACCCGATTTCTTCAGTGTCATAA
- the LOC120543795 gene encoding regulatory factor X-associated protein, which translates to MNEDDNLASANKDKDSTLLLTKDGQRYYVSKSGVVDSRNVITPHESENNVSYEMDDQDEESDVLDTSDPRDSAASPEELNDEETSEGDNAPKQCTYDGCTETTTQVAKQRKPWMCKKHRNKMYKDKYKKKKSDQAMSSGKLDENSEERPVSVNKQRLGAMGDRPARPSLIEQVLNQKRLSLLRSPEVISFLQQQQQLLATQSRSQSQQQFQGC; encoded by the exons ATGAATGAAGATGACAATTTAGCATCAgcaaacaaagacaaagactCGACTCTCCTGCTCACTAAAGACGGACAAAGGTACTACGTGAGTAAAAGCGGAGTAGTTGACAGCAGAAATGTTATAACGCCGCACGAATCGGAGAACAACGTCTCCTACGAGATGGATGATCAGGACGAGGAGAGCGACGTTCTGGACACTTCGGATCCCAGAGACAGCGCCGCGAGCCCGGAGGAACTCAACGACGAGGAGACCTCGGAGGGCGACAACGCTCCCAAACAGTGCACCTATGACGGATGCACGGAGACCACAACGCAGGTGGCCAAGCAGAGGAAACCGTGGATGTGCAAAAAACACCGCAACAAGATGTACAAAGACAagtacaagaagaagaagagtgatCAGGCCATGTCCAGTGGGAAACTTGAT GAAAACTCAGAGGAGCGGCCTGTGTCTGTAAACAAACAGCGTCTTGGTGCCATGGGGGACCGGCCAGCCAGACCCTCCCTGATAGAGCAGGTCCTCAACCAGAAAAGACTG TCATTGCTCAGAAGTCCAGAGGTGATCAGCttcttgcagcagcagcagcaactccTGGCCACACAGAGccgcagccaatcacagcagcaGTTCCAGGGCTGTTGA